One genomic region from SAR92 clade bacterium H455 encodes:
- a CDS encoding AAA family ATPase → MYKEFFNLKEKPFSLNPDPDFLFLSKNHIRAQTMLEYGFHSQAGFTVITGDIGAGKTTLVNYLLAQEGDDVVIGVINNTHASFGNLMSWILDAFDLEEPSPESAKKLRKFTEFIMDQYAEGKRVLLVIDEAQNLSEETLEELRLISNINIASDVFLQLILIGQPELIEKLNDPRLTQFAQRIGVDFHLRPMDYVDTGKYIFHRLKVAGSTKSIFTSDAIAAIFCFSEGVPRRINTLCDMALVYAFADERKSINAQLIIDVIKDRNLSAVIRPTALQSKEVQDVAHWLQEVKGVNISGMLPQIEIPTQNA, encoded by the coding sequence ATGTACAAAGAGTTTTTTAACTTAAAAGAAAAGCCGTTTAGTCTGAATCCAGACCCGGACTTTCTTTTTCTGAGTAAAAATCATATACGCGCCCAGACCATGCTCGAATATGGCTTTCACAGCCAGGCAGGCTTCACCGTGATCACCGGCGATATAGGCGCAGGCAAAACCACATTAGTGAACTACCTTCTAGCCCAAGAGGGTGACGACGTAGTGATAGGCGTGATCAATAACACCCACGCATCATTTGGCAATCTTATGTCATGGATCCTAGATGCCTTTGATCTCGAAGAGCCCAGCCCAGAGAGCGCCAAGAAACTACGCAAATTCACCGAATTTATTATGGACCAATACGCCGAAGGCAAGCGAGTATTGCTGGTGATCGATGAGGCTCAAAACCTCTCCGAAGAAACCCTTGAAGAGTTGCGTTTAATCTCCAATATCAATATTGCCAGCGATGTGTTTCTACAGTTAATACTCATCGGCCAGCCAGAGTTGATTGAAAAGCTCAATGACCCACGACTCACCCAGTTCGCCCAGCGCATAGGTGTCGACTTCCATCTGCGCCCCATGGACTATGTGGACACAGGGAAATACATCTTCCACCGGCTTAAAGTCGCTGGCAGCACCAAATCAATCTTTACCAGTGATGCGATTGCCGCCATCTTCTGCTTTTCGGAGGGAGTCCCAAGAAGGATTAATACTCTTTGCGATATGGCCTTAGTCTATGCCTTTGCTGATGAGCGTAAGAGTATCAATGCCCAGCTTATTATTGATGTAATCAAAGACCGAAATTTGTCTGCGGTGATACGGCCTACGGCTCTGCAATCTAAAGAAGTTCAAGATGTTGCGCATTGGTTGCAGGAGGTTAAGGGGGTGAATATTAGTGGAATGCTGCCGCAGATAGAGATCCCAACGCAGAATGCCTAA
- a CDS encoding oligosaccharide flippase family protein: protein MRNLEWRLPQSKVIQGSLWTFTSYGVVQLLRLISNICLARLLVPEAFGLMSLVMLVMQGLAMFSDIGILPSIVQNREGNSPAFLNTAWTIQLIRGVVIWLLASALSIPFSALYEQPMLAQVIPVASLSAIISGLNSTNLATESRQLKFKNITAIEIASQILSIATMIMWALVSPTVWALVAGGILGALSKMLLSHTVLTGPINRLSWDSKSVLGLIKFGKWIFISTIFHFLASQSDKIIFGKLVSLTELGVYSIAVIFASIPFSVISQLSSSVVFPLFSRCINEKGHIPEETYKKVSRIYMVVGTAVTAITFIGGPSIIKLLYDERYSVASDLVQLLVIGRWFEVVLGSVRGAALLSHGMPEWNSIASGLKLFLICILIYPIFAFYGFYAAVIGYGVTELFRYFVFVYANYRISIRGLNLDIFVTIIASFSLIFIEYIIWFMARLGHQEQILRFGACFMVLIVSAVAGFVYLKYKFKER from the coding sequence ATGAGAAATTTAGAATGGCGGCTACCTCAGAGTAAAGTAATTCAGGGATCTCTTTGGACTTTTACAAGTTATGGGGTAGTTCAATTATTGCGATTGATTAGCAATATTTGCCTAGCACGACTCCTTGTCCCCGAAGCGTTTGGCTTGATGTCTTTGGTAATGCTCGTTATGCAGGGGCTCGCTATGTTCTCTGATATAGGAATCCTACCGAGTATTGTTCAAAATAGAGAGGGTAATTCTCCCGCGTTCTTAAATACAGCATGGACCATCCAGCTAATCAGAGGGGTAGTTATTTGGCTATTAGCTTCTGCGCTATCAATCCCTTTTTCTGCCTTATATGAGCAGCCAATGTTGGCTCAGGTAATTCCTGTGGCGAGTCTCAGTGCAATCATATCAGGTTTAAATTCGACTAATCTTGCGACCGAAAGTCGTCAGTTAAAGTTTAAAAATATCACAGCTATCGAGATAGCGAGCCAGATTTTATCTATCGCTACTATGATCATGTGGGCTTTAGTGTCACCAACCGTATGGGCCTTAGTAGCGGGAGGGATATTGGGGGCGTTATCAAAAATGTTGCTTAGTCATACCGTTTTGACTGGTCCGATTAATAGATTGTCGTGGGATTCTAAATCCGTTTTAGGCTTGATAAAATTTGGAAAATGGATTTTTATTAGTACTATTTTCCATTTTTTAGCGAGTCAGTCGGATAAGATAATATTCGGAAAATTAGTATCCCTAACTGAGTTGGGTGTGTATTCCATTGCAGTAATATTCGCGAGTATTCCTTTTTCGGTTATCAGTCAGTTGAGCTCCAGTGTTGTCTTTCCCTTATTTTCCCGATGCATAAACGAAAAAGGCCATATTCCTGAAGAAACCTATAAAAAGGTAAGTCGAATATACATGGTAGTCGGTACAGCAGTGACTGCGATAACATTTATTGGCGGTCCTAGCATTATTAAGCTGTTATACGATGAGCGGTATAGCGTAGCTTCTGATTTGGTGCAGTTGTTGGTTATTGGAAGGTGGTTTGAGGTGGTTTTAGGAAGCGTTCGTGGTGCAGCCTTGCTGTCTCATGGAATGCCTGAATGGAATTCGATTGCTTCGGGTTTAAAGTTATTTTTGATTTGTATACTAATATATCCAATATTTGCATTCTATGGATTCTATGCAGCAGTAATCGGTTATGGGGTGACAGAATTGTTTAGGTATTTTGTGTTTGTTTATGCAAACTATCGGATATCTATCAGAGGATTGAATCTAGATATTTTCGTCACGATTATAGCTTCTTTTTCTCTTATCTTTATAGAATATATAATATGGTTTATGGCGAGATTAGGTCATCAGGAGCAAATTTTGAGATTTGGAGCGTGCTTTATGGTACTGATAGTATCTGCAGTCGCTGGTTTCGTTTATTTAAAATACAAATTCAAAGAGAGATGA